A window of Benincasa hispida cultivar B227 chromosome 9, ASM972705v1, whole genome shotgun sequence genomic DNA:
TTGAAATATCAAATTTGCCTCCCTTAGAATGTCTACAGGCTTTCCTCCACCAGTTTACTATGGCGACCGCAAATCTGAATCAACTACGATTTGTGAGTATCTAATCCTTGTTGTTTGTGGAAAAATATGAAAGAGTGTCCTCTGGATTCTCGTGTGATACACAAGATCAAATTTGATAGGCACAGATTAAGCTTTTGAATATCTAACCATCTGAATAAAACATTGGGGCTTGCAGATGTAGTTTTGACCTTTGTGCTTTTTTCTGTGGTTACTGCAATTGGTTGCTGCTTTTCTAAAAAAGTAAGACAAAATTGTCTAACAGAACTGGAAAATGCACTTGTTCCTCCATCTCCACCAAAGTTTGCATCAACTGCACCAAATTTAGCACATCAACCAATGCATAATGTAATTCAAGTTTGGGAAATTGATGCACCAACAATGGAAAAGTTCATTCAAGAACTGGCAAAAGAAAAGCCAATAAGGTTCACTGCTCAGCAACTATATATTTTCACAGACAATTATTCAACACCACTTGGGGCTGGAGGATTTAGTACAGTCTACAAAGGTCAGTTCCCCAATGGGGTAAAGATTGCTGTGAAGGTTCTAAATAGAAACTCAGACAAACAGGCTGAGCAACAATTTATGGCTGAGGTAGGAACAATTGGCAAAACATACCATAGACATTTGGTTAGGCTTTATGGTTTTTGTTATGACCAATATATGGGTGCATTAGTATTTGAGTATATGGAAAATGGATCTCTGGATAAGTATTTGTTTGGAAAAAATCAAGATATTGATTGGGGGAAACTACTTGATGTAGCCATTGGGACCGCTAAAGCTCTTGCTTACTTGCACGAGGAATGCCAAGAAAGGATCATTCATTATGATATAAAGCCCGCTAACATTTTGTTGGATTCAGACTTCTCTCCCAAAGTTGCTGATTTTGGACTTGCCAAGCTTTGCAACAGGGATAACACACATATATCTCTCACTGGCTATCGAGGCACCCCCGGATACTCGGCACCGGAGTTTTTTTTGAACAATTATCCCGTAACGCACAAGTGTGATGTTTATAGCTTTGGAATGGTATTGTTCGAGATCATTGGAAGAAAGAGGAATGCTACCGTTACTCCTTCTGGGAACCTCGATTGGTTTCCACGACGCGTGTGGGATAAGTTCAAAAAAGGCGAGCTAGAAGAAATGAGTCGTGTATGTGGTATTGAAGAGAGAGATAAAGAGAGTGTGAGTAGAATGTGCAAGGTGGCTTTGTGGTGCGTTCAAGACTCCCCTGACGAGCGGCCACCAATGAGTGCAGTGGTGAAGATGCTAGAGGGAGGAGTAGAAATAATGCCGCCACCAAATCCATTTCAAATCTCGAATCCAACTCCGATAGGGAACATCAAACTGGATTTGCTACAAACGAGTATTAGTTCGGATTTTTCGACATCCAATGAAGAAATCCATTCTTCTTGGTACAAGAAAGCTACTCCAATTATGAAGAAGTATGAAATACAGATAGCTAGTTCATAACTTAGAAGTTAGTTAGGAGTTGAAAGGTTTGTCTTTAGGTTGTATAATCTTTGTACTGTGTTTGAACTTTGCAATGGAATTATAAAGACTTTGGTAATTTGTAGTTACTTTAAAGATTGTCTGAATTGTTGGAAATATGACTAGAATAGAAACTTGCTTTGAGGATTGTGGttggttatattaaattttattttattttattttttaaatttctaatagtCGAATAATCGATTTCTGAGATAGTAATGAGTTCTTTaattcaacttttatttaaatttattatttttttaaaaaattattgtacCTTACTAGTAAATTCTCATTTCATACTTAACCCACGTTGTTAGACTCAATATCATTTCTTAGATCAAATCAAAATATAAGAGAgattagattttaattctatgaTTGGCTAactttttggttttgtttttagtGCAACGATACGTGATCTGggataaatttttaatatcttgattgaaaatatatacaataaccaattgagttCTCGTTAGGTTgattagtttattgttaatttttttaactatatgaaatTATATAAGTTAATTTAGGTTGACCAAATTGATGACTTCAtattaacatatatttatttctatttgaaaaaataaattatatttgggtccttaaacatttattttaactttaaaaatacTAAGTTTAATTATACTCTCTAAATGTCAAAGTGAGCTTAGCTCAATAGTACTTACTTTGATCTAAGAGGTTCAATCTCCTACCTTGCAATCGTTGTACTCTCGGTACACAACTAATTTGTGCGCTCCATTATTTAAGAAATTAACCCATTGTGTTCTAAAATGTCAATATGAACATGTATTAAACTCATACAATGACATGTATGGATTGACTGTTTGAAGTCAATCCAAACCGACCATTCATATCTTAAGACAAGTACattctatttttaaatgaaatataagtttccaaaattaaatacaCATCTTAAGACAAGTACATATCCTAAGACAAGTACCATTCAAAGTATATTTCAAaagttgaaaaattaaatataagttTCCAAGATCAATTTTGAAATGAACAATATTCGGTGCATTTTCTATTTGGACATTCCACTTTAATCAtacctaaaataaaaaataaaaaaaattaaaggaagTACATGATGAATTTTGATTAAACAACTAGATAGAGTGCACAAAAATTGACATAACTTGCATGTAcctatgtatttttcttttggaaaaaaaataaagaaataaagaaataataaattttaagttaaaatattattttagtctcTGTATTttgagtttgttcaattttagtgaccgctcaattttaatttttatattttcaaccaATCTTAAATATAGTCTCTCAAAATTTATTTGTATTGAAATTCGTTTAATAATAACAATGAAAACTTtcataaaaagaaatataatatgcaTGTATATTTTCCACTTTTACAGTGAACATGCTAATTAACCGAATAAAccaaactaaaaattaagatttagtGAAAGTATAAAATTGACCAAACTCAAAATAGtatttcaatatttatttgGGGAAATTTGTACGACTATGGTGATCTTCTCATCAGGATACAACGACTAATTTATGGGATGCTAGAGATGAACAAGTTgctaattatgatttatattgaattttgtaGAGTTATTAagttgctatttataggctagcaACTTAATAACTCTCTGAAATAAAAATCAagtaaatacaaaaattgagacatttgtcaaatttacctcaattgagttgttacttgataaaaatcaaacataactcattcaaattgaaaaaactacaaatttaactttcataacTATTGGTTAttaatataagattaattaattaaactctttaattaaattaattcattaactactggtcactccactaaagaccgctacttacacttttcgcactatagatatatttctatatccatagatataatcaatcaataacaAGTTGACCTTCACAAATCCCTCGTAATTacagtgttgggttttatgccctaaaactcatagatagtaaatattattaattgaccgtcatcaataaagagttatagatgttaattcaataaatgttattgtttgtattgtttgtctatttttgttttaataaccctaaattcaataaactaacatccaaggttgccttatgagtcttgaactgtatgtggagacatagagggatcaatgttcaataTACAGCttgaagggtctatagtatagggataaggttgggtactttatcctggtaacactatgaatacgacccactttgtatttgatacaaacgcgaTGATCCAATACGTTTGTGtagttgacatgcgagtgggaatatcctatgcaatgattttgcataagacgggaccgcgaaatagtaaccactggatgtaacaccgttaactagctaggttcctatttcaataggatgacctatgcaacttagtcttaatcatgagtatattatgaactcttattcatgagggattgttctttgatttgtatgggtaatgGTGGCCAGTTCGTCGAactaatatgcctaccattttggggacaaaaccGAGTAGGGAGatgagaacataataatacaagatagaattcactctttctcgctttaagggtaaatagatgagtgttccattaagtggtgtcttcgagacttgaacaaagggccctaccctctcattggcctgagaggggtttctgtttcttggttagaccataaacaagttgttcattagaggagcactagtacttaagaagttagaggtagcccaagggtaaaacgataatttgacccagttggaattacgaacactcgtgaaggactaacttgctgttattggccTATAACtgtggacaaagaaatatatctgtagtgagaagagtgcagttgtgggactttaatggagtgtacccatagttaacaaatattgattaatttggtcaatgagtagccaattaatctcatatcgttggagtttctgatctacaggtccaccaggtccccttgttagaggatacttaagagggatgatttgaattgttcaaattaatttgaggaaactatatattaatatgattaatatataattgattatggatatgatctataattcaaattacattggaaagtaatatttgaataagattcaaataattaattcaagtgaattagattcccAAAGAATTTATTAATAGAGATGTATTGTACATaaacatatgatatttatgataattaaatatatatatgttaaattggatttaatgtgtaaataatgatttaattaatgtgtaaattaaattaaataagtgttaattaattaatt
This region includes:
- the LOC120086673 gene encoding rust resistance kinase Lr10-like isoform X1: MSTGFPPPVYYGDRKSESTTIYVVLTFVLFSVVTAIGCCFSKKVRQNCLTELENALVPPSPPKFASTAPNLAHQPMHNVIQVWEIDAPTMEKFIQELAKEKPIRFTAQQLYIFTDNYSTPLGAGGFSTVYKGQFPNGVKIAVKVLNRNSDKQAEQQFMAEVGTIGKTYHRHLVRLYGFCYDQYMGALVFEYMENGSLDKYLFGKNQDIDWGKLLDVAIGTAKALAYLHEECQERIIHYDIKPANILLDSDFSPKVADFGLAKLCNRDNTHISLTGYRGTPGYSAPEFFLNNYPVTHKCDVYSFGMVLFEIIGRKRNATVTPSGNLDWFPRRVWDKFKKGELEEMSRVCGIEERDKESVSRMCKVALWCVQDSPDERPPMSAVVKMLEGGVEIMPPPNPFQISNPTPIGNIKLDLLQTSISSDFSTSNEEIHSSWYKKATPIMKKYEIQIASS
- the LOC120086673 gene encoding rust resistance kinase Lr10-like isoform X2, which produces MSTGFPPPVYYGDRKSESTTILRQNCLTELENALVPPSPPKFASTAPNLAHQPMHNVIQVWEIDAPTMEKFIQELAKEKPIRFTAQQLYIFTDNYSTPLGAGGFSTVYKGQFPNGVKIAVKVLNRNSDKQAEQQFMAEVGTIGKTYHRHLVRLYGFCYDQYMGALVFEYMENGSLDKYLFGKNQDIDWGKLLDVAIGTAKALAYLHEECQERIIHYDIKPANILLDSDFSPKVADFGLAKLCNRDNTHISLTGYRGTPGYSAPEFFLNNYPVTHKCDVYSFGMVLFEIIGRKRNATVTPSGNLDWFPRRVWDKFKKGELEEMSRVCGIEERDKESVSRMCKVALWCVQDSPDERPPMSAVVKMLEGGVEIMPPPNPFQISNPTPIGNIKLDLLQTSISSDFSTSNEEIHSSWYKKATPIMKKYEIQIASS
- the LOC120086673 gene encoding rust resistance kinase Lr10-like isoform X3; its protein translation is MHNVIQVWEIDAPTMEKFIQELAKEKPIRFTAQQLYIFTDNYSTPLGAGGFSTVYKGQFPNGVKIAVKVLNRNSDKQAEQQFMAEVGTIGKTYHRHLVRLYGFCYDQYMGALVFEYMENGSLDKYLFGKNQDIDWGKLLDVAIGTAKALAYLHEECQERIIHYDIKPANILLDSDFSPKVADFGLAKLCNRDNTHISLTGYRGTPGYSAPEFFLNNYPVTHKCDVYSFGMVLFEIIGRKRNATVTPSGNLDWFPRRVWDKFKKGELEEMSRVCGIEERDKESVSRMCKVALWCVQDSPDERPPMSAVVKMLEGGVEIMPPPNPFQISNPTPIGNIKLDLLQTSISSDFSTSNEEIHSSWYKKATPIMKKYEIQIASS